In the genome of Streptomyces sp. NBC_00190, one region contains:
- the nirD gene encoding nitrite reductase small subunit NirD, protein MTVELQVAEGWLTVCELSALTPGRGVAALLPDGSQAAVFVDRAGRAYAIGNQDPFTGAHVLSRGLLGTVAGRPFVASPLLKQRFDLESGRCLDDEEVAVRTYPVRTAATS, encoded by the coding sequence ATGACCGTGGAACTGCAGGTGGCGGAGGGCTGGCTGACGGTGTGCGAGCTGTCCGCGCTCACCCCCGGGCGCGGGGTGGCGGCCCTGCTGCCCGACGGGAGCCAGGCCGCCGTGTTCGTCGACCGCGCGGGGCGTGCGTACGCCATCGGCAACCAGGACCCCTTCACCGGGGCGCACGTCCTCTCGCGGGGACTGCTGGGAACCGTGGCGGGCCGGCCCTTCGTGGCCTCGCCGCTGCTGAAGCAGCGCTTCGACCTGGAGTCGGGGCGCTGCCTGGACGACGAGGAGGTGGCGGTCCGGACCTACCCGGTGCGGACCGCCGCGACCTCCTGA
- a CDS encoding VOC family protein, with amino-acid sequence MSATMIFVNLPVKDLGASKAFWGKLGYSFNAQFTDENCASMVISDTIVAMLLTEARYKDFTHKEIADATKTSEVLLCLSAESRAAVDELVDGALAAGATEPRPAQDHGVMYGRAFDDLDGHTWEIMWMDPAMVQG; translated from the coding sequence ATGTCCGCGACCATGATCTTCGTCAACCTGCCCGTCAAGGACCTGGGCGCCAGCAAGGCCTTCTGGGGCAAGCTGGGCTACTCCTTCAACGCCCAGTTCACCGACGAGAACTGCGCCTCCATGGTCATCAGCGACACCATCGTGGCCATGCTGCTGACCGAGGCCCGCTACAAGGACTTCACCCACAAGGAGATCGCGGACGCCACCAAGACCTCCGAGGTCCTGCTCTGTCTGAGCGCCGAAAGCCGCGCCGCGGTGGACGAGCTGGTCGACGGGGCCCTGGCGGCCGGGGCCACCGAGCCCCGCCCGGCCCAGGACCACGGCGTCATGTACGGCCGGGCCTTCGACGACCTCGACGGCCACACCTGGGAGATCATGTGGATGGACCCGGCCATGGTCCAGGGCTGA
- a CDS encoding group III truncated hemoglobin: MSQFAAAGDISGRADLDVVLRRFYTAAFADARIGPFFTEIAGTDLEAHLPRITDFWERALFRTADYRRDAFAPHGALHSARAMTAADFGRWVQLWRATIDGRHHGPNAERAKELGERIALALHKRLAGTDAELLRGEGAAGFVPLAALKLRSAAA; this comes from the coding sequence ATGAGCCAATTCGCCGCCGCCGGGGACATCTCGGGCCGCGCCGACCTCGACGTCGTGCTGCGCCGCTTCTACACGGCCGCCTTCGCGGATGCGCGGATCGGGCCCTTCTTCACGGAGATCGCGGGCACGGACCTGGAGGCCCACCTGCCCCGGATCACCGACTTCTGGGAGCGGGCCCTCTTCCGCACCGCCGACTACCGGCGCGACGCCTTCGCCCCGCACGGCGCCCTGCACTCCGCCCGGGCGATGACCGCCGCGGACTTCGGCCGCTGGGTGCAGCTGTGGCGCGCGACGATCGACGGCCGGCACCACGGGCCGAACGCCGAGCGCGCCAAGGAGCTGGGCGAGCGGATCGCGCTGGCCCTCCACAAGCGGCTGGCCGGTACGGACGCGGAGCTGCTGCGCGGCGAGGGCGCGGCCGGCTTCGTACCGCTGGCGGCCCTGAAGCTGCGCTCGGCAGCGGCCTGA
- a CDS encoding alkaline phosphatase PhoX, producing MERRTFLRGAVIGSSAAAFGGTLMHGAAYAAPAQPGAGPYGALGAADANGIQLPAGFSSRVIARSGQNVGPTTYKWHSAPDGGACFADGTGWIYVSNSEINPSGGVSAVKFDSSGTITGSYRILSNTRQNCAGGKTPWNTWLSCEEVSLGYVYETDPYGVNAAVQRPAMGRFKHEAAAADPVRQVIYLTEDETSGCFYRFIPATWGNLASGTLQVLVAGTATSGSFTWQNVPDPDGSPTTTRTQVSGSKKFNGGEGCHYANDTVWFTTKGDNRVWQLNLASSTYELAYDDSLVPGGAAPLTGVDNVTGSSYGDLYVAEDGGNMEICLITPDDVVAPFLRITGQSSSEITGPAFSPDGSRLFFSSQRGTSGSSTGGITYEVTGPFRT from the coding sequence GTGGAACGTCGTACCTTCCTGCGCGGCGCGGTGATCGGTTCGTCGGCCGCCGCCTTCGGCGGCACCTTGATGCACGGGGCCGCCTACGCCGCCCCCGCCCAGCCCGGTGCCGGGCCCTACGGCGCGCTCGGCGCGGCGGACGCCAACGGCATCCAGCTGCCCGCCGGCTTCAGCAGCCGGGTGATCGCCCGCTCCGGCCAGAACGTCGGACCCACCACCTACAAGTGGCACAGCGCCCCGGACGGCGGCGCGTGCTTCGCGGACGGCACGGGCTGGATCTACGTGTCGAACTCGGAGATCAACCCCTCCGGCGGCGTGAGCGCGGTGAAGTTCGACTCCTCGGGCACCATCACCGGCTCCTACCGGATCCTCTCCAACACGCGGCAGAACTGCGCGGGCGGCAAGACCCCGTGGAACACCTGGCTGTCCTGCGAGGAGGTCAGCCTCGGCTACGTCTACGAGACCGACCCCTACGGCGTGAACGCGGCGGTGCAGCGCCCCGCGATGGGCCGCTTCAAGCACGAGGCGGCCGCCGCCGACCCGGTGCGCCAGGTGATCTACCTGACCGAGGACGAGACCAGCGGCTGCTTCTACCGCTTCATCCCGGCCACCTGGGGCAATCTCGCCTCCGGCACCCTCCAGGTGCTCGTCGCCGGGACCGCCACCTCCGGGTCCTTCACCTGGCAGAACGTGCCGGACCCGGACGGCTCCCCGACCACCACCCGCACCCAGGTCTCCGGCTCCAAGAAGTTCAACGGCGGCGAGGGCTGCCACTACGCCAACGACACGGTCTGGTTCACCACCAAGGGCGACAACCGGGTCTGGCAGCTCAACCTGGCGAGCAGCACGTACGAGCTGGCCTACGACGACTCGCTCGTACCCGGCGGCGCGGCCCCGCTGACGGGCGTGGACAACGTCACCGGGTCCTCGTACGGCGACCTGTACGTCGCCGAGGACGGCGGCAACATGGAGATCTGCCTGATCACGCCGGACGACGTGGTCGCCCCCTTCCTGCGGATCACCGGCCAGTCCTCCTCGGAGATCACCGGCCCGGCGTTCTCCCCCGACGGCAGCCGCCTCTTCTTCAGCAGCCAGCGCGGTACGAGCGGAAGCTCGACCGGCGGCATCACCTACGAGGTGACGGGCCCGTTCCGTACCTGA
- a CDS encoding ArsR/SmtB family transcription factor produces the protein MLRIHFTGVDLARVRMAGRPDALWETILSFHRLRDRRDARLFGEWRTETRSRLNSETRLIGALIPSRGYFPDFLTPVEGQYGWDLGLDALRAIRPERMRRELALLGAGTGLGAAFGMPSAVSGGPDTTVPRRLREFMDGGTEQLPRLLGELRGYHRAAVEPYWTHIQAQIEAERAARGRALLDGGADELLASLPPMLRWRAPVLECDYPVDRDVRLRGRGLLLQPSFFCRRTAVTLHDPELPPVLVYPAAAHLASAPAGGESARPVEEHRQRTLGKLVGHTRSVVLRAIGDGATTSELARRAGVSLASASQHACVMREAGLVTTLRHGNAVLHTVTPLGAALLRGGAVAS, from the coding sequence GTGCTGCGTATCCATTTCACTGGAGTGGACCTGGCACGCGTACGGATGGCAGGGCGTCCCGATGCGTTGTGGGAGACGATTCTCAGCTTTCACCGCTTAAGAGACCGGCGTGATGCCCGGTTGTTCGGTGAATGGCGTACGGAAACCCGGAGCAGGTTGAATAGTGAAACACGCTTGATCGGTGCGCTCATACCGAGTCGCGGCTATTTCCCCGATTTCCTGACCCCTGTGGAGGGGCAGTACGGGTGGGACCTGGGCCTCGACGCCCTGCGTGCCATCCGCCCCGAGCGGATGCGCCGCGAGCTGGCGCTGCTGGGCGCGGGAACGGGCCTCGGGGCGGCCTTCGGGATGCCCTCCGCCGTGAGCGGGGGCCCCGACACCACGGTCCCGCGGCGGTTGCGGGAGTTCATGGACGGCGGCACCGAGCAGCTGCCGAGGCTGCTCGGCGAGCTGCGCGGATACCACCGGGCGGCCGTGGAGCCGTACTGGACGCACATCCAGGCCCAGATCGAGGCCGAGCGGGCCGCGCGCGGCCGGGCCCTGCTGGACGGGGGCGCGGACGAACTGCTGGCCTCGCTGCCGCCGATGCTGCGCTGGCGTGCCCCGGTGCTGGAGTGCGACTACCCCGTGGACCGGGACGTACGGCTGCGCGGGCGGGGGCTGCTGCTCCAGCCGTCCTTCTTCTGCCGGCGCACCGCGGTGACCCTGCACGACCCGGAGCTGCCGCCGGTGCTGGTCTATCCGGCCGCCGCGCACCTGGCCTCGGCGCCCGCGGGCGGCGAGTCGGCCCGGCCCGTGGAGGAGCACCGCCAGCGCACCCTGGGCAAGCTCGTCGGGCACACCCGCTCGGTGGTGCTGCGGGCCATAGGCGACGGCGCCACCACCAGCGAACTGGCCCGCCGGGCCGGGGTCTCACTGGCCTCCGCCAGCCAGCACGCCTGCGTGATGCGCGAGGCGGGGCTGGTCACCACGCTCCGCCACGGGAACGCGGTGCTGCACACGGTGACCCCGCTGGGCGCCGCGCTGCTCCGGGGCGGGGCCGTGGCCTCCTGA
- the ppdK gene encoding pyruvate, phosphate dikinase → MSENKDQKFVYDFTEGNRDLKDLLGGKGANLAEMTNLGLPVPPGFTITTEACKVYLESGSAPAELRDEVSAHLAALEAKMGKKLGQSDDPLLVSVRSGAKFSMPGMMDTVLNIGLSDESVTGLASQSGDERFAWDSYRRLIQMFGKTVLGVEGELFEDALDEAKAAKKVTVDTDLDAADLKKLVKVFKKIVAKEAGREFPQAAREQMDLAVEAVFNSWNTDRAKLYRRQERIPGDLGTAVNICSMVFGNLGPDSGTGVAFTRDPASGHQGVYGDYLQNAQGEDVVAGIRNTVPLADLEAIDKASYDQLMTIMETLETHYKDLCDIEFTIERGQLWMLQTRVGKRTAGAAFRIATQLVDQGLIDEAEALQRVTGHQLAQLMFPRFDENANTTLLGRGIAASPGAAVGKAVFDSYTAVKWSRSGEKVILIRRETNPDDLDGMIASEGILTSRGGKTSHAAVVARGMGKTCVCGAEELDVDTKRRRLTVGETVIEEGDVVSIDGSTGKVYLGEVPVVPSPVVEYFEGRMHAGADDANELVQAVHRIMAYADRVRRLRVRANADNAEDALRARRFGAQGIGLCRTEHMFLGERREMVERLILADTDGERDEALSALLPLQKKDFVELFEAMDGLPVTVRLLDPPLHEFLPDITELSVRVALAESRKDANENDLRLLQAVHKLHEQNPMLGLRGVRLGLVIPGLFAMQVRAIAEAAAERKNAKGDPRAEIMVPLVGTVQELEIVREEADRVIAEVEAATGTSLKLTIGTMIELPRAALTADQIAEAAQFFSFGTNDLTQTVWGFSRDDVEASFFTAYLEKGIFGVSPFETIDKDGVGTLVRSAVEAGRATRPDLKLGVCGEHGGDPESVHFFHEVGLDYVSCSPFRIPVARLEAGRAAAEAKGSDSR, encoded by the coding sequence GTGTCGGAAAACAAAGATCAGAAGTTCGTCTACGACTTCACCGAGGGCAACCGGGACCTCAAGGACCTCCTCGGCGGCAAGGGAGCCAACCTCGCCGAGATGACCAACCTTGGTCTCCCCGTCCCTCCCGGCTTCACCATCACCACCGAGGCCTGCAAGGTCTACCTCGAAAGCGGCTCGGCCCCGGCCGAACTGCGCGACGAGGTCAGCGCCCACCTCGCGGCCCTCGAGGCGAAGATGGGCAAGAAGCTCGGCCAGTCGGACGACCCGCTGCTGGTCTCCGTGCGCTCCGGTGCCAAGTTCTCGATGCCCGGCATGATGGACACCGTCCTCAACATCGGCCTCTCCGACGAGTCCGTCACCGGTCTCGCCTCGCAGTCCGGTGACGAGCGCTTCGCGTGGGACTCGTACCGCCGCCTCATCCAGATGTTCGGCAAGACCGTCCTCGGCGTCGAGGGCGAGCTCTTCGAGGACGCCCTCGACGAGGCCAAGGCCGCCAAGAAGGTCACCGTCGACACCGACCTCGACGCCGCCGACCTGAAGAAGCTGGTCAAGGTCTTTAAGAAGATCGTGGCGAAGGAAGCCGGCCGCGAGTTCCCGCAGGCCGCCCGCGAGCAGATGGACCTCGCCGTCGAGGCGGTCTTCAACTCCTGGAACACCGACCGCGCCAAGCTCTACCGCCGCCAGGAGCGCATCCCCGGCGACCTGGGCACCGCCGTCAACATCTGCTCCATGGTCTTCGGCAACCTCGGCCCCGACTCCGGCACCGGCGTCGCCTTCACCCGCGACCCCGCCAGCGGCCACCAGGGCGTCTACGGCGACTACCTCCAGAACGCCCAGGGCGAGGACGTGGTCGCGGGTATCCGCAACACCGTGCCGCTCGCGGACCTGGAGGCCATCGACAAGGCCTCGTACGACCAGCTCATGACGATCATGGAGACGCTGGAGACCCACTACAAGGATCTCTGCGACATCGAGTTCACCATCGAGCGCGGCCAGCTGTGGATGCTGCAGACCCGCGTGGGCAAGCGCACCGCCGGTGCCGCCTTCCGCATCGCCACCCAGCTCGTGGACCAGGGCCTGATCGACGAGGCCGAGGCCCTCCAGCGCGTCACCGGCCACCAGCTCGCGCAGCTGATGTTCCCGCGCTTCGACGAGAACGCGAACACCACGCTGCTGGGCCGCGGCATCGCCGCCTCCCCGGGCGCGGCGGTCGGCAAGGCCGTCTTCGACTCGTACACGGCCGTCAAGTGGTCCCGCTCCGGCGAGAAGGTCATCCTGATCCGCCGCGAGACCAACCCGGACGACCTGGACGGCATGATCGCCTCCGAGGGCATCCTGACCTCGCGCGGCGGCAAGACTTCGCACGCGGCCGTCGTCGCCCGCGGCATGGGCAAGACCTGTGTCTGCGGCGCCGAGGAGCTCGACGTCGACACCAAGCGCCGCCGCCTGACGGTCGGCGAGACGGTCATCGAAGAGGGCGACGTCGTCTCGATCGACGGCTCCACCGGCAAGGTCTACCTCGGTGAGGTACCCGTCGTACCGTCCCCGGTCGTCGAGTACTTCGAGGGCCGGATGCACGCCGGTGCCGACGACGCCAACGAGCTGGTCCAGGCCGTCCACCGGATCATGGCGTACGCGGACCGCGTCCGCCGCCTGCGGGTGCGCGCCAACGCCGACAACGCCGAGGACGCACTGCGCGCCCGCCGCTTCGGCGCCCAGGGCATCGGCCTGTGCCGCACCGAGCACATGTTCCTCGGAGAGCGCCGCGAGATGGTCGAGCGCCTGATCCTTGCGGACACCGACGGCGAGCGCGACGAGGCACTCAGTGCCCTCCTGCCGCTGCAGAAGAAGGACTTCGTCGAGCTGTTCGAGGCGATGGACGGCCTGCCCGTCACCGTCCGCCTGCTCGACCCGCCGCTGCACGAGTTCCTGCCCGACATCACCGAGCTGTCGGTGCGCGTCGCCCTCGCCGAGTCCCGCAAGGACGCCAACGAGAACGACCTGCGCCTGCTCCAGGCCGTGCACAAGCTGCACGAGCAGAACCCGATGTTGGGTCTGCGCGGTGTCCGCCTCGGCCTGGTCATCCCCGGTCTGTTCGCCATGCAGGTACGGGCGATCGCCGAGGCCGCCGCCGAGCGCAAGAACGCCAAGGGCGACCCGCGCGCCGAGATCATGGTTCCGCTCGTGGGCACCGTCCAGGAGCTGGAGATCGTCCGCGAGGAGGCCGACCGGGTCATCGCCGAGGTCGAGGCCGCCACCGGCACCAGCCTCAAGCTGACCATCGGCACGATGATCGAGCTGCCGCGCGCCGCCCTGACGGCCGACCAGATCGCCGAGGCCGCGCAGTTCTTCTCCTTCGGCACGAACGACCTGACCCAGACGGTGTGGGGCTTCTCCCGCGACGACGTCGAGGCCAGCTTCTTCACCGCGTACCTGGAGAAGGGGATCTTCGGGGTCTCGCCCTTCGAGACCATCGACAAGGACGGCGTCGGCACGCTGGTCCGCAGCGCCGTCGAGGCCGGCCGGGCCACCCGCCCCGACCTCAAGCTCGGCGTCTGCGGCGAGCACGGCGGCGACCCCGAGTCGGTCCACTTCTTCCACGAGGTCGGCCTCGACTACGTCTCCTGCTCGCCCTTCCGGATTCCGGTGGCGCGCCTGGAGGCCGGTCGCGCGGCCGCCGAGGCGAAGGGCAGCGACAGCCGCTGA
- the dusB gene encoding tRNA dihydrouridine synthase DusB — translation MRDNGRMTTLPPPLAIGPHTVQPPVVLAPMAGITNAPFRTLCREFSGGKGLFVSEMITTRALVERNEKTMQLIHFDETEKPRSIQLYGVDPATVGKAVRMIVEEDRADHIDLNFGCPVPKVTRKGGGSALPYKRNLLRAILREAVAGAGDLPVTMKMRKGINDDHLTYLDAGRIAVEEGVTAIALHGRTTAQHYGGTADWDAIARLKEHVPEIPVLGNGDIWCAEDALRMVRETGCDGVVVGRGCLGRPWLFNDLVAAFEGRPEDFHKPTLREVAGTMHRHAQLLGEWIGDEARGVIDFRKHVAWYLKGFSVGSEMRKKLAVTSSLAELDAHLSELDLDQAWPESADGPRGRTSGNNRVVLPDGWLKDPYDCAGISEEAELDTSGG, via the coding sequence ATGCGGGACAATGGGCGGATGACCACGCTCCCTCCGCCTCTCGCGATCGGCCCGCACACCGTGCAGCCCCCGGTGGTGCTCGCGCCCATGGCCGGCATCACCAATGCCCCGTTCCGTACCCTCTGCCGGGAGTTCTCGGGCGGCAAGGGGCTGTTCGTGAGCGAGATGATCACGACCCGCGCCCTGGTCGAGCGCAACGAGAAGACCATGCAGCTGATCCACTTCGACGAGACCGAGAAGCCCCGCTCGATCCAGCTGTACGGAGTCGACCCCGCGACGGTCGGCAAGGCGGTCCGCATGATCGTCGAAGAGGACCGCGCCGACCACATCGACCTCAATTTCGGCTGCCCGGTCCCCAAGGTCACCCGCAAGGGCGGTGGCTCGGCCCTCCCGTACAAGCGGAACCTGCTGCGCGCGATCCTCCGCGAGGCCGTCGCCGGCGCCGGCGACCTGCCGGTGACCATGAAGATGCGCAAGGGCATCAACGACGACCACCTCACCTACCTCGACGCCGGCCGGATCGCCGTCGAGGAGGGCGTCACCGCGATCGCCCTGCACGGACGCACCACCGCCCAGCACTACGGCGGCACCGCCGACTGGGACGCCATCGCGCGGCTCAAGGAGCACGTGCCGGAGATCCCGGTGCTCGGCAACGGCGACATCTGGTGCGCCGAGGACGCACTGCGCATGGTCCGCGAGACCGGCTGCGACGGCGTGGTCGTGGGGCGCGGCTGCCTGGGCCGCCCGTGGCTGTTCAACGACCTGGTGGCGGCCTTCGAGGGCCGCCCCGAGGACTTCCACAAGCCCACGCTGCGCGAGGTCGCGGGCACCATGCACCGCCACGCGCAACTGCTCGGGGAGTGGATCGGCGACGAGGCGCGCGGGGTGATCGACTTCCGTAAGCACGTGGCTTGGTACCTCAAGGGGTTCTCCGTCGGGTCCGAGATGCGCAAGAAGCTTGCGGTCACCTCCTCCCTGGCCGAACTGGACGCTCATCTGAGCGAGCTTGATCTGGATCAAGCCTGGCCGGAGAGCGCGGACGGTCCGCGGGGTCGGACGTCCGGAAACAACCGAGTTGTCCTGCCGGACGGCTGGCTGAAGGACCCGTACGACTGCGCGGGCATCAGCGAGGAAGCCGAACTGGACACTTCCGGAGGCTGA
- a CDS encoding MFS transporter, with the protein MIEPSQPSRKQRMIVLAVCCMSLLIVSLDNTVLNVALPSMREDLDASVAGMQWTIDAYTLVLASLLMLAGSTADRIGRRRVFVAGLVLFTAGSLLCSLAPSLEWLIAYRMVQAVGGAMLNPVAMSIITNTFTDPAQRARAIGVWGAVAGVSMAAGPLIGGLLVDSVGWRSIFWVNLPIGLAALVLTLRHVPESRAARARRPDPVGQLLVMALLGTLTYGIIEAPSAGWRSPLIMGCALAAFASLVGLLIYEPRREEPLIDFRFFRSAPFSGATVIAVSAFSGMAGFLFLNTLYLQDVRGLDALHAGLYMLPMAALTMLVAPISGRLVGSRGPRLPLLVAGVAMAASGLLFAAFQAETSTPLMFTGYVLFGLGFGMVNAPITNTAVSGMPRSQAGVAAAIASTSRQTGSTLGVAIVGAVLAAGLANGSDFAGATGPAWWIITACGLLVLGVGAATSGPWARATAARTARTLDPSTPRTRADA; encoded by the coding sequence ATGATCGAGCCGAGTCAGCCGAGTCGCAAACAGCGCATGATCGTCCTGGCTGTCTGCTGCATGAGTCTGCTGATCGTCAGCCTCGACAACACCGTCCTGAACGTCGCGCTGCCGTCCATGCGCGAGGATCTGGACGCCTCGGTCGCGGGGATGCAGTGGACGATCGACGCCTACACCCTGGTCCTCGCCTCGCTGCTGATGCTCGCGGGCTCCACCGCCGACCGGATCGGCCGCCGCAGGGTGTTCGTCGCCGGTCTGGTGCTCTTCACCGCCGGATCCCTGCTGTGCTCGCTCGCGCCCAGCCTCGAATGGCTGATCGCGTACCGGATGGTCCAGGCCGTCGGCGGCGCGATGCTGAACCCGGTGGCGATGTCGATCATCACCAACACCTTCACCGATCCCGCCCAGCGGGCGCGGGCGATCGGCGTGTGGGGGGCGGTCGCGGGCGTCTCCATGGCGGCGGGTCCCCTCATCGGCGGTCTGCTGGTGGACTCCGTGGGCTGGCGCTCGATCTTCTGGGTGAACCTGCCGATCGGGCTGGCGGCCCTCGTACTGACCCTGCGCCACGTCCCCGAGTCCCGCGCGGCGCGGGCCCGGCGCCCTGACCCGGTGGGCCAGCTGCTGGTCATGGCGCTGCTGGGCACGCTGACGTACGGCATCATCGAGGCGCCGTCGGCGGGCTGGCGCTCGCCGCTGATCATGGGCTGCGCCCTGGCGGCCTTCGCCTCGCTGGTGGGGCTGCTGATCTACGAGCCCCGGCGCGAGGAGCCGCTGATCGATTTCCGGTTCTTCCGGAGCGCGCCCTTCAGCGGGGCCACGGTCATCGCCGTGAGCGCCTTCTCCGGGATGGCCGGGTTCCTCTTCCTGAACACCCTGTACCTGCAGGACGTACGGGGGCTGGACGCGCTGCACGCCGGGCTCTACATGCTGCCGATGGCCGCGCTGACCATGCTCGTCGCACCGATTTCGGGCCGGCTGGTGGGCAGCCGGGGGCCGCGGCTTCCGCTGCTCGTCGCGGGGGTCGCGATGGCCGCGAGCGGGCTGCTCTTCGCCGCGTTCCAGGCCGAGACGTCCACCCCGCTCATGTTCACCGGGTACGTGCTCTTCGGCCTCGGCTTCGGCATGGTGAACGCGCCGATCACCAATACGGCGGTGTCCGGGATGCCTCGATCCCAGGCGGGCGTCGCGGCCGCCATCGCCTCCACCAGCCGGCAGACGGGCAGCACGCTGGGCGTCGCGATCGTCGGCGCCGTCCTGGCGGCCGGGCTGGCTAACGGCTCCGACTTCGCCGGGGCGACGGGCCCGGCGTGGTGGATCATCACGGCCTGCGGCCTGCTGGTCCTGGGGGTGGGCGCGGCGACGAGCGGCCCCTGGGCCCGCGCGACGGCGGCCCGCACGGCCCGCACCCTGGACCCTTCGACCCCCCGCACCCGGGCGGACGCCTGA
- a CDS encoding carboxymuconolactone decarboxylase family protein yields MTARISLTPPRTLLNRIGSWYSRRTYGKVLEPGLAIGHNQKVLLAYVKLERSVAKWNALEPALRHLAVMATAARINCSWCMDFGHWEGSGLGLPLDKISQVPQWRDHREAFTELELQVMEYAEAMTETEPAVTDGLAEALLGRLGEAAFVELTATVALENLRSRMNSAFGLTSQGFSEACAVPSRT; encoded by the coding sequence ATGACCGCCCGCATCTCGCTCACCCCGCCCCGCACCCTGCTGAACCGCATCGGGTCCTGGTACTCCCGACGGACGTACGGCAAGGTGCTCGAACCCGGGCTCGCGATCGGCCACAACCAGAAGGTCCTGCTCGCCTACGTCAAGCTGGAGCGCTCCGTCGCCAAGTGGAACGCGCTCGAACCGGCCCTGAGGCATCTCGCCGTGATGGCCACCGCGGCCCGGATCAACTGCTCCTGGTGCATGGACTTCGGCCACTGGGAAGGCAGCGGACTCGGCCTGCCGCTCGACAAGATCTCCCAGGTGCCGCAGTGGCGGGACCACCGCGAGGCCTTCACCGAGCTGGAACTCCAGGTCATGGAGTACGCCGAGGCCATGACCGAGACCGAGCCCGCCGTCACCGACGGACTCGCCGAGGCGCTGCTGGGACGGCTGGGCGAGGCCGCCTTCGTGGAACTCACCGCCACGGTCGCCCTGGAGAACTTGCGCTCCCGGATGAACAGCGCCTTCGGCCTGACCAGCCAGGGCTTCTCCGAGGCCTGCGCGGTACCGTCCCGTACGTGA
- a CDS encoding RNA polymerase sigma-70 factor — MIEIAVFEQHRPMLFGIAYRMLGSVADAEDLVQDTWLRCSQASAQVASPGGYLARTITNLALNRLSSAAVKREQYVGPWLPEPLVTVPDATGDVELAESVSLAMLVVLESLSPLERAVFVLKEVFGFSYREIAETLDRTETSVRQVGSRAKSHVQARRPRHEAPAEVRRHVTDEFLAACLGGDLNRMLELLAPDVTAWNDGGGKVKAALRPLHGAENVARFLAAVLAQPMEAPRVVAVDVNGRPGLLLTTAGRPDTVACVEVEDGRITEIRVIRNPDKLRHLA; from the coding sequence GTGATCGAGATCGCCGTCTTCGAACAGCACCGGCCGATGCTCTTCGGCATCGCCTACCGGATGCTCGGCAGCGTCGCGGATGCCGAGGACCTGGTCCAGGACACCTGGCTCCGCTGCAGCCAGGCGTCCGCCCAGGTCGCCAGCCCGGGCGGCTACCTGGCCCGTACGATCACCAACCTCGCGCTCAACCGGCTGAGTTCTGCGGCCGTCAAGCGGGAGCAGTACGTCGGCCCCTGGCTGCCCGAGCCGCTGGTCACCGTGCCGGACGCCACCGGGGACGTGGAGCTGGCCGAGTCGGTCTCGCTCGCCATGCTGGTGGTTCTGGAGAGCCTCTCACCGCTGGAGCGGGCGGTCTTCGTACTCAAGGAGGTCTTCGGCTTCTCGTATCGGGAGATCGCCGAGACGCTCGACCGCACCGAGACCTCGGTACGCCAGGTCGGCTCCCGGGCCAAGTCGCACGTCCAGGCACGCCGGCCGCGCCACGAGGCCCCGGCCGAGGTGAGGCGCCACGTCACCGACGAGTTCCTCGCCGCGTGCCTCGGGGGTGACCTGAACCGCATGCTGGAACTGCTCGCCCCCGACGTCACCGCGTGGAACGACGGCGGCGGGAAGGTCAAGGCGGCCCTGCGCCCGCTGCACGGCGCCGAGAACGTTGCCCGCTTCCTCGCAGCCGTGCTCGCCCAGCCGATGGAGGCCCCGCGCGTCGTGGCCGTCGACGTCAATGGCCGGCCGGGCCTGCTGCTCACCACGGCCGGACGGCCGGACACCGTCGCCTGCGTGGAGGTCGAGGACGGCCGGATCACCGAGATCCGGGTCATCCGCAACCCCGACAAGCTCCGCCACCTGGCCTGA
- a CDS encoding MarR family winged helix-turn-helix transcriptional regulator, giving the protein MTADQDTSHPPQRLGLLLAWHGSVTQARMKKALSTAGLTPRHAMTLMHLEDGPISQRALAERLEVDPSVLVGILNDLEGDGLAERRRDPADRRRHNVAITVAGSTALGRTNAALDEVEQGLFAGLSAGDQDALRALLARIDTRADDFDCQE; this is encoded by the coding sequence ATGACGGCAGACCAGGACACATCGCACCCACCGCAGCGGCTGGGCCTGCTGCTGGCCTGGCACGGATCGGTCACCCAGGCCCGGATGAAGAAGGCGCTCAGCACGGCGGGGCTCACGCCGCGGCACGCGATGACGCTGATGCACTTGGAGGACGGCCCCATCAGCCAGCGGGCGCTGGCCGAGCGGCTGGAGGTGGACCCGAGCGTGCTCGTCGGGATCCTGAACGACCTGGAGGGCGACGGCCTGGCCGAACGCCGGCGGGACCCGGCGGACCGCCGTCGCCACAACGTGGCCATCACCGTCGCGGGATCGACGGCACTGGGCAGGACGAACGCGGCGCTCGACGAGGTCGAGCAGGGCCTGTTCGCAGGCCTGTCGGCCGGTGACCAGGACGCGCTGCGCGCCCTGCTGGCGCGGATCGACACCCGCGCGGACGACTTCGACTGCCAGGAGTAG